ATTTCAGATTTGGTACAGCGCTCACACCCTTCCACACCTTCCTGGGGATTTCCCCAAGTCGCCAGAGTTTCCACCAGATGAAAAAGACAACCCACGTGTCACGCTTGATGATTACAAGAGCCCGCCAGGTACAACAGCGAAAATTCCCAGACAAGGAGACTCACGTGTGGACAATCGTACCGCCATGCTAGTCGCTCTCTGGTCAGGTGCGCCTTTTCTGGGTTTTGGCTTTATGGACAACTGGTAAGAACTGACGAGCGATGCACTGAACCCTGAATAATCAATGTGAGCAAAACGAATTACTGGCCGCGAGCTGTTCGAGCTGCAGCCGAGCTGTACTGCCGCCCTCTCACATGACAATGCACCGATAAAAGTACATAGGATATATGAATAAATCGAACTTCCAATGTACGCTGCCGTGCAAGGTGATTGCTGTCATCCACAAtgatatatacatatatatatatatatatatatatacctgtaAAAAAAACGTATACAGCAGTGTCCACACGTGGGTGATTTGGTGCACTGGCAGCACATCCATCCAGTTGCATTGAGCGGTTGTGTTCAACCGATCTGTCGAACTTACAGTGACTGTTTGTGAGAAAGAAGTCGGAACTGAGGAGGTCAGCGTCGGATTCTGGATAATAATGGAGCGCGCGCCTTTCGGGTTCATCACAAGGGGAGTGGGACTCGATGCCTTGTTGACAAAGAGCAAATCGCTTTTGTCGCTTCTCGTGTATTACCCTTCAGCTTGATGCTCCTCTGTGGTGACATTATCGATTCGTATTTGGGCGCCTTTCTCGGCGTGACGACGCTGACAGTAAGGACCCCTTCTACCTCTGTGCTTCAAGCCATTTTCAGAACGGAGAACACATCTTCCTATTGTTGACGGTTCACCTGTCCTTTTGACATCCTCTGAAGAACCATCGGTATCAACGTGAACTCTTCGTCATTGCTGCGCTTGATGGAACTGATTCGACTATAGATTTTCACCGCCAGAAGTGGATAAAAATGTGGGCAGGTATGTAGGGGCAGAGATGGACTTCGGTGCCGCCAAATTGCATTGCTGTCCTTGATGTCAGTAATCATACCCTGCTACCGCGTCTGTCGCGCGGCCTTGTTTCCCCCACGCTCATCGCCGGCCGCCATCAATTTTTAACGTCTAATATTCCCATCACCACAAGTGAACATTTGGTTAGCTGAGCTTTTTATGCCACTCCTCCGACTCTTCCCTGTAATCGGTGTTCATAGGCAGCGGCACTAGGAAATTTGTTCTCTTGCACAAGCGGAGTCGTGACAGGACGCTTCGTGGAGCAAATGGCATACCGCGCTGCTTGTGAGACCGACCTACGTTCGTTTGCCCAACTGTGACTTCAGACCCCAACTCTATCGTACATAGGACCAGCCCGGTATTGCTAATGTGGTTTTCAAGGCTTATACAGGCACAGTTTGAGGAAGACTGCTGATGCTGGCAAATCTTTCAGAGGCTATAGTTCGTGAGCCAGCCGGCAATAATGCATTGCTAGTTTTGTTACAAAAGCTCGAAGTTTACACTGCAACAGCAAACTCTTGCGACTTCGGCAGTATGTGTAGCATCACTCACCAATGGAGACACGTAGTGTCGCCTTTCCGTGTTAGCTGGTGGAGGGGTTTCCGTGAAAGCCTCAGCCAAATTGCGTTCGTGTTTTGAAACTTTTTTTACACACTCCTGGAGATGGTCAGGCAGGATTGATCCGGCGTAGGTGCTCTGTCAGTTCGGTTTCTCATCATAGGCCGGCCACCCTGCTGACAAACCAAGTCGAGCAACACGTAATGCTGCATCACACCGGAATTGTGGTATACTTCTGTTTGCTTCACAACCACAGGTATactgtccctttcttcttaCGAGATGCACAGTCTTAGGacttctctccgcgtctttttttttctctcgcagggTTTCCGCGGGTTACGCTCAACGAGGGTCAGGTCGGATCCGAGCGGGCCTTAAGGGCACATACTTTCGGCTCTGTCGTAAGCCTTTCGCCTTTGTAACACGGAATGTCCCGTCTCGTGTAACTTCACAGCTTGAGTTTGAGAACATTTGCAGACGGAGTGGGATGACGCAGTAGCGTGCCCTGCACCTGATGTATGGATGATGTAAATTCTGGAGCAGCCTTGTGAGTGAGGATGTTTGTCACTACGTTCTGGAAAAGTCAGGCACTGAATGAACTTCAGCTGTGGTCTTCGACTAGATGACACCCAGGTTATATTTATAGGGAAATACGCTTCGCCCTGTTCCTTTTCTATGGCGAATCGTGAAGTGGTGAAACGACCGTATCCTCACGCTACATCAACACAGAAATGCAGTGAGACGAAGTTTGGACGAGACGAACGGGAGAACTCGAGTCGTGTGTACGCTAATTTTTGAAACTG
This region of Neospora caninum Liverpool complete genome, chromosome Ia genomic DNA includes:
- a CDS encoding ga25361, related; translation: MDNCLMLLCGDIIDSYLGAFLGVTTLTAAALGNLFSCTSGVVTGRFVEQMAYRAAWFPRVTLNEGQVGSERALRAHTFGSVAGICIGCILGMFPLLFLGIKRKESKQEAAETNTELGSSKEIAELEVGPGVK